In the Ignavibacteriales bacterium genome, GACCGGAACTTGTGAAATAATTTGGCGGGTTGATTAATAGTTATATGCTTAGTATTGTAAAATAATAAAAAACTGAAAGGAATATTATAGATGAATAATTTTGATCATTGTTCTGGAGAATATTTAAATATAGATGGGGCAAAAATATATTATGAAATATCGGGGGCTAAAGATAAACCAGTATTATTAGTGTTGCATGGCGGGCATGGAAATATCGAAGATTTTAATTCTGTCCTTCCCGATATAGAAAAAGAATATAAAATAATCGGAATAGATAGTCGTGGCCAAGGAAAGTCAACAATTGGAACTGAAGAGCTAACTTATGAGCGAATACAAAAGGATATAGAACATGTGCTAGAGCATCATAAAATAGATAATTTAGATATTATTGGTTTTAGTGATGGTGGTACTGTTGCTTATCGATTAGCTGCCTTAACTTCATTGAAGGTTAAAAAACTTATAACAATTGGTTCAAAATGGAATATAAAAAACACTTATCCATTGAAAGAAAGTTTTTTAAGGATAACTGGCGAAAGTTGGAAGATTAAATTCCCAAAGATGTTTGATGCTTACCAAAGACTAAGTCCGGAGCCGGATTTTGATCTATTAACTAATAATTTAGTAAAGTTATGGCTTGACTCTGGTTTGTCGGGTTATCCAAATGAACAAGTCAAAAATATAACTTGTCAGTTACTAATTGTAAGAGGGGATGACGATCACCTGTTTGCATTAAAAGATGTTGCTGAATTATCAGGACTTGTAAAGGGTTCAAAGGTATTAAATATTCCATATGCAGGTCATGTTGCATTTGAAGATCAAAAAGAAATATTTCTGATAAGTTTAAATGAGTTCTTGAAGAAATAAAACTGAATGCAATTCAATAGAAAGAGAAAAGTTAATAAACGCACATAACCAGTTCTTCAAGGCCGAACGTTTTGAAACAAAAATAATCAAGGAGAAGAAATGAGTTACAAAAAAGTAATCATTACAAAATACGGTCCTCCTGATGTGCTGAAGGTTATTGAAGAAGAACATTTACCTGAACCGGAAAAAGGCGAAGTACGAATAAAAGTTTTAGTAACAAGCGCATCATTTACAGACACACTTCTACGTAAAGGAATGTATCCTGAAGTAAGAAAAAAACTGCCGCTATCTCCCGGGTATGATATGGTTGGAATTGTAGATAAGTGCGGCGAAGATGCATCTATGTTTAATGCCAGTCAAAAAGTTGCGGCATTAACTGTTTACAGCGCTTACTCCGAATATATCTGTCTTCACCAGGATACTTTAATCTCTGTTCCCAAAGGATTGGATGATGCAGAGGTTGTCAGCTTAATACTTTCTTATATGACGGCATATCAAATGCTTCACCGTACGGCAAAAATTCAGAAGGGTCAAAGTATTTTAGTGCATGGCGCAGGAGGAGCGGTCGGAACTGCATTGCTTCAACTTGGGAAATTACTCAATCTAAAAATGTACGGAACAGCAAGAAAATCCAAACACAATTTGATTAAAAATTTAGGCGCGATCCCGATTGATTATCAATCAGAAGATTTTGTAGAACGGATTAAAACTTATACCGGTTCCGGCGTTGATGCTGTATTCGACTGCATCGGTGGAGATTATTTTAAGAGATCGTTTGCTTCTCTTAAACCCGGCGGTATCTTAGTTGCGTATGGTTTCCAGCAAGCCGTGATGAGTAATGGAAATATGATGGATATAGTTCTTGGTTTCATAAAAATAAAACTATGGAACATTCTGCCGAATAAAAAAGCGGCAACATTTTATGCAATTAGTTCACTGCGAAAAAAACAACCCGACTGGTTTAAAGAAGATTTAACGGTGCTGTTTGGATTATTACAACAAGGTAAAATTAAACCTGTGATCGCAAAGAAGATGCCTCTTACCAACGCGGTAGAAGCTCACAAGCTTCTTGATCAAGCGAGTGTTGAAGGTAAAATCATATTAATCGTTAATAAGGAATGAGCATTCTTTTGAAAAAGATTAACAATTCCATAACACTACCATAATATTGAGTTAATACTAATTATTGATCTTTAGCCGAACAAAAAAATGAGGTAATTATGTTTGGTTTATGGTTTTCAATAGTTGGATTAATATTTGGGACACTCTGCTCATTTGCAGCAAAAGAAAAAAATAGAACTCAGAAGGATTGGTTCATATTAGGGTTCATCTTCTCGATTTTGGGTTTTACACTTCTCCATTTACTGCCAAATAAAAAAACAACATCAACTGCATCAGCGTAATTAATGAATTATAGTTTTACTGATGCAGGTTTGATTCATCTTCTATTTCCTCCCTTCTCAAAAATTCTTAACAATTCCTTAACACTGCCATAACATTGAGTTAACATTCGAAATATAAGTTTGGGTATCACAAAAAAATATAAGAGGAATCTTAGTATGAAAAAAATATACACCATTTCGATAATATTGGTTTTGTTTTCCACATTTAATTTTGCTCAGAACGTGACCGATAGAGTAAAACTTGGCGGGTTAATGTTTGGTGATTATTTCTATAATATTAATAACGTAGATGGAAACCAACAAAATATAAACGGTTTTCAGTTTAGAAGAATTTATTTTACCGCAGATATTACAGTAGCAGAAAGTTTTGATGCACGTTTCCGTTTAGAATCGGATCAGAGTGCAAACTCGAATACCGGTAGTGGAAAACTTGGAGTTATGGTTAAAGATGCATATTTAAAATGGAAAGGAATTTTCAGCGGTTCGGATTTGATCTTCGGTATCTCTCCAACTCCGGCTTTTGATATTTCGGAAGCAGCCTGGGGTTACCGTTCTTTGGAAAAGACAATCATGGATTTAAATGGAATTGTTTCTTCAAGAGATTTTGGTGTTGATCTAAAAGGAAAGATTACTGATGGCGGTTCGGTAAACTATTGGATTAAGATTGCAAACAATTCTAGTAATGGACCTGAAACGGATAAATACAAACGGTATTATGCTTTAGTGCAAGTAAAACCGGTTGATGGATTCCAAGCTACAGTATATTATGATTATGCAGCAAAAGCAGATGTTACTGATTCTTTCGACAAAACTACAAAATCAAATAACGCTTACGTAGCAGCGTTATTCTTAAACTATCAACAGAAAAGTGATTTTGCATTTGGGTTTGAAGGCTTCAAAAGAAGCATTCAGAATGGTTACAAAACAACTGGTGCACTGATGGATCAAAGTACTATGGGACTTTCTTTCTGGGCATGGGTAAGCTTAGCAGATAATTTTAGATTAGTTGCAAGATATGACAGCTACGACCCGAATACCGATCTTGACAATGATAAAACTACTTTATTATTAGCCGGTCTTGATTACAAAGTTGCAAAAAACATAAGCATCATTCCTAATGTGGAATTGTTTACTCCTCAAACAGCAACAAATACAAACGGATCGACAGCATCAAGTAATTTACAGGGTAGAGTAACATTTGCATTCACATTTTAATATATTTCAACAGGAGACAGAAATGAAATTAAGATCAATTATTTCAATAATATTTTTAGCGCTTTCCATTTCTTCAGTTACTCATGCACAACTACAATTAAACGGTGCAGGTGCTACATTCCCGGCAGTAATTTATTCAAAATGGTTTGACGAGTATAAAAATATGACTGGTGTACAATTCAATTATCAAGCAATTGGAAGCGGCGGCGGAATCAGACAAGTAACTGAGGGAACAGTTGATTTTGGCGCCACAGACGGACCAATGTCCGATCAACAATTAGCAGAAGCTAAATCCAAACAAGGAAGCGATGTACTTCACATTCCAACAGTAATGGGTGCAGTTGTAGTTAGTTATAATTTACCGGGAGTAAGTAGTAAATTAAATCTTGATGGAGAAACACTTGCGAATATTTTCTTGGGAAATATTACAAAATGGAATGACGGCGCAATTGCAAAAATGAATCCTAAAATGAATCTTCCCAATAAAGCTATTGTTGTTACACATAGATCTGATGGCAGCGGAACAACTTTTATCTTTACAGATTACTTAGCTAAAGTTAGTAAAAATTGGGAAGGCAAAGTTGGAAAGGGAACATCAGTAAACTGGCCTGTTGGTTTAGGCGGAAAAGGAAATGACGGCGTTGCCGGTTTAGTTAAACAAACCGAAGGATCAATCGGTTATGTTGAATTAGCTTACGCTGTTAAAAACAATATTGCTTATGCTAACATGAAAAACAATTCAGGTAATTTTGTTGAAGCAACTTTTTCATCTGTAAGTGCTGCTGCAGAAGGTGCATCTAAGAATATGCCTTCTGATCTAAGAGTTTCAATTACAAATGCCGATGGAAAAAATTCATATCCTATTTCCGGATTTACCTGGTTATTGGTTTATAAGAATATGAAAGATGAAGCGAAAGCAAATGCATTAGTTAAATTCTTGAAGTGGGCGATGGGTAAAGGTCAATCATTTGCAACTGATTTGTATTATGCACCGCTTCCAAAAGCTGTAGTTAAAATGTGTGAAAAGAACATTGCGACAATCACTGCAAACGGTAAAAAAATAAAATAATTAATGAGAAATAATTGAGTTATTCTGTATCGAAGAAAGAAAAAAATAATATTCTAAAAAGATTTTTTCCTTCAAATAATTTCGGTGATTTCATTTTTGAAAGACTGACTTGGTTTTTTGCCTTGTCGGTCTTTCTGCTTGTTATCCTTATGGGATACGAAATGTATGAAGGATCAAAAATCTCAATCCAAAAATTTGGTTTGGATTTTTTAGTTAATTCAACTTGGGATCCAGTTCGAGAAATCTACGGTGCACTTCCAATAATTTACGGAACGATTGTTTCTTCTTTGTTGGCGTTAATAATAGCTCTCCCGTTTAGTGTTGGAGTGGCAGTTTATTTGGCAGAAGTTGCACCGCACTGGCTGGAAAAACCGCTTTCATTTTTAGTAGAATTGCTTGCCGGTATTCCCAGCGTAATTTATGGTCTTTGGGGAATTTTTGTTTTAGTGCCATGGATAAGAACAAATGTTGAACCTTATTTATCAGATAAATTAGGATTCCTTCCATTCTTTCGCGGTGCGCCTTATGGTTTTGGTATGTTGGCGGCAGTTCTAATTCTAACAATAATGGTTTTGCCAATTATTACTTCAATTACTCGTGATGTTTTAAAGTCTGTACCAAAATCTCAACGTGAAGCTGCATTGGCATTGGGTGCAACAAAATGGCAATCAACTCTGATTGTTCTTAAAGATGCAAAATCCGGAATACTTGGTGCAACTATGCTTGGATTTGGACGGGCAATAGGCGAAACAATGGCTGTAACAATGGTAATAGGAAATCGAGCATTAATTTCTCCTTCGCTGTTCGATCCTTCCTACACAATGGCGAGTGTTATAGCAAATGAATTTACCGAAGCTACATCGGAAATGTATTTAAGCGCATTGATTCAATTAGCTCTGGTATTGTTTGTAATTACAATAATCATAAATGC is a window encoding:
- the pstC gene encoding phosphate ABC transporter permease subunit PstC, which translates into the protein MSYSVSKKEKNNILKRFFPSNNFGDFIFERLTWFFALSVFLLVILMGYEMYEGSKISIQKFGLDFLVNSTWDPVREIYGALPIIYGTIVSSLLALIIALPFSVGVAVYLAEVAPHWLEKPLSFLVELLAGIPSVIYGLWGIFVLVPWIRTNVEPYLSDKLGFLPFFRGAPYGFGMLAAVLILTIMVLPIITSITRDVLKSVPKSQREAALALGATKWQSTLIVLKDAKSGILGATMLGFGRAIGETMAVTMVIGNRALISPSLFDPSYTMASVIANEFTEATSEMYLSALIQLALVLFVITIIINALARLLVWSMDRKWKTT
- the pstS gene encoding phosphate ABC transporter substrate-binding protein PstS, which codes for MKLRSIISIIFLALSISSVTHAQLQLNGAGATFPAVIYSKWFDEYKNMTGVQFNYQAIGSGGGIRQVTEGTVDFGATDGPMSDQQLAEAKSKQGSDVLHIPTVMGAVVVSYNLPGVSSKLNLDGETLANIFLGNITKWNDGAIAKMNPKMNLPNKAIVVTHRSDGSGTTFIFTDYLAKVSKNWEGKVGKGTSVNWPVGLGGKGNDGVAGLVKQTEGSIGYVELAYAVKNNIAYANMKNNSGNFVEATFSSVSAAAEGASKNMPSDLRVSITNADGKNSYPISGFTWLLVYKNMKDEAKANALVKFLKWAMGKGQSFATDLYYAPLPKAVVKMCEKNIATITANGKKIK
- a CDS encoding porin, translated to MKKIYTISIILVLFSTFNFAQNVTDRVKLGGLMFGDYFYNINNVDGNQQNINGFQFRRIYFTADITVAESFDARFRLESDQSANSNTGSGKLGVMVKDAYLKWKGIFSGSDLIFGISPTPAFDISEAAWGYRSLEKTIMDLNGIVSSRDFGVDLKGKITDGGSVNYWIKIANNSSNGPETDKYKRYYALVQVKPVDGFQATVYYDYAAKADVTDSFDKTTKSNNAYVAALFLNYQQKSDFAFGFEGFKRSIQNGYKTTGALMDQSTMGLSFWAWVSLADNFRLVARYDSYDPNTDLDNDKTTLLLAGLDYKVAKNISIIPNVELFTPQTATNTNGSTASSNLQGRVTFAFTF
- a CDS encoding alpha/beta hydrolase encodes the protein MNNFDHCSGEYLNIDGAKIYYEISGAKDKPVLLVLHGGHGNIEDFNSVLPDIEKEYKIIGIDSRGQGKSTIGTEELTYERIQKDIEHVLEHHKIDNLDIIGFSDGGTVAYRLAALTSLKVKKLITIGSKWNIKNTYPLKESFLRITGESWKIKFPKMFDAYQRLSPEPDFDLLTNNLVKLWLDSGLSGYPNEQVKNITCQLLIVRGDDDHLFALKDVAELSGLVKGSKVLNIPYAGHVAFEDQKEIFLISLNEFLKK
- a CDS encoding medium chain dehydrogenase/reductase family protein — protein: MSYKKVIITKYGPPDVLKVIEEEHLPEPEKGEVRIKVLVTSASFTDTLLRKGMYPEVRKKLPLSPGYDMVGIVDKCGEDASMFNASQKVAALTVYSAYSEYICLHQDTLISVPKGLDDAEVVSLILSYMTAYQMLHRTAKIQKGQSILVHGAGGAVGTALLQLGKLLNLKMYGTARKSKHNLIKNLGAIPIDYQSEDFVERIKTYTGSGVDAVFDCIGGDYFKRSFASLKPGGILVAYGFQQAVMSNGNMMDIVLGFIKIKLWNILPNKKAATFYAISSLRKKQPDWFKEDLTVLFGLLQQGKIKPVIAKKMPLTNAVEAHKLLDQASVEGKIILIVNKE